A region of Ochrobactrum quorumnocens DNA encodes the following proteins:
- the pyrE gene encoding orotate phosphoribosyltransferase: MKTEDVLAVFREAGAILEGHFILTSGLRSPIFLQKARVFMHADKTEKLCKALAEKIKAAGLGQIDYVVGPAIGGLIPSYETSRHLGVPSVWVERENGVFRLRRFDVPKGSRVVIVEDIVTTGLSIRETIDCMKDVGIEVVAAACIVDRSAGKADVGTKLIALAEYEVPAYSPDNLPPELAAIPAIKPGSRNI, translated from the coding sequence ATGAAAACCGAAGACGTCCTTGCTGTCTTCCGCGAAGCGGGAGCGATCCTTGAAGGCCATTTTATTTTAACCTCTGGCCTGCGCAGCCCTATCTTCTTGCAGAAGGCACGCGTTTTCATGCATGCCGACAAGACCGAAAAGCTCTGCAAGGCATTAGCCGAGAAGATCAAGGCGGCTGGCCTCGGACAGATCGACTATGTCGTCGGACCTGCAATCGGCGGGCTTATTCCGTCCTACGAAACCTCGCGGCACCTTGGGGTGCCGTCGGTCTGGGTGGAACGCGAGAATGGTGTATTCCGTTTACGTCGTTTCGATGTGCCGAAAGGATCGCGCGTCGTGATCGTGGAAGACATCGTCACCACGGGGCTTTCGATTCGCGAAACCATTGATTGCATGAAGGACGTTGGCATCGAAGTCGTAGCCGCCGCTTGTATCGTGGATCGTTCAGCGGGTAAGGCGGATGTCGGCACAAAGCTCATCGCTCTTGCCGAATATGAAGTGCCAGCCTATTCGCCAGACAATTTGCCGCCAGAATTGGCTGCAATCCCTGCGATTAAGCCAGGTAGTCGCAATATTTAA
- a CDS encoding helix-turn-helix domain-containing protein — protein MAVCSALDDGDLGALEAIMTSKKLDANEMLVEEGDPKRRVFSLTSGMLRIYTSLPDGRRQIAGFLVPGDYLGLADDDVYSQSAEAVVPSVLCAFSSKEMEALMVSFPKLRERLHQMTREALRTARDNQLVLGRLAPVEKLASFLLVLAARAEKRGDKPNLVHLAMNRTDIADYLGLTIETVSRSFTKLKTQGLIQLLDANTVEILSRRSLAAVAGMDIEAI, from the coding sequence ATGGCGGTTTGCTCTGCACTCGATGACGGCGATCTTGGCGCGCTTGAAGCTATCATGACTTCCAAGAAGCTTGATGCAAACGAAATGCTGGTGGAAGAGGGCGATCCGAAACGCCGAGTTTTCAGCCTGACTTCGGGCATGTTGCGCATCTATACGTCGCTGCCTGATGGGCGCCGCCAGATTGCCGGTTTTCTGGTTCCTGGCGACTATCTCGGTCTGGCTGACGATGATGTCTATTCGCAATCGGCGGAGGCTGTTGTCCCTTCGGTCCTTTGCGCCTTTTCTTCCAAGGAAATGGAAGCATTGATGGTTAGCTTTCCGAAGCTCAGGGAACGTCTTCACCAGATGACGCGTGAAGCGCTGCGCACTGCGCGCGACAACCAGCTTGTGCTGGGGCGTCTTGCTCCGGTGGAAAAGCTCGCGAGCTTTCTTTTGGTTTTGGCCGCGCGTGCTGAAAAGCGAGGCGATAAGCCCAATCTCGTTCATTTGGCGATGAACCGTACGGATATTGCCGATTATCTCGGACTGACGATTGAAACTGTCAGCCGCAGCTTTACCAAGCTAAAGACACAGGGCCTGATTCAGTTGCTTGATGCAAACACCGTCGAGATATTATCGCGTCGCTCACTTGCAGCCGTTGCCGGAATGGATATTGAAGCCATCTGA